From a region of the Helianthus annuus cultivar XRQ/B chromosome 5, HanXRQr2.0-SUNRISE, whole genome shotgun sequence genome:
- the LOC110943074 gene encoding DNA-binding protein HEXBP-like: MEGLNVRAYTSRFNDLQRLVPRMVTPEYVKVERYIWGLSPRIRSMVTSAKPTTYLEASTLAKSVADNAARKSGLDKKEETGKSSGKAKANAKSAGRSESKLGDSKKCKSDSSRKETDVKRDRKRSSRKAYVASSSCSRKDNARDGRSGSERKTHEDEQKKCARCGRNGHVTRECYAKSTLEGAKLEGYFQCGEQGHFKKDCPKAKGQNARGRAFV; encoded by the coding sequence ATGGAAGGTCTGAACGTCAGAGCTTACACTTCTCGTTTTAACGATTTGCAGAGGTTAGTTCCACGAATGGTTACTCCTGAATATGTAAAGGTAGAGAGGTATATCTGGGGGCTGTCGCCACGAATTCGCAGCATGGTCACATCCGCAAAACCCACCACCTACCTAGAGGCTTCTACATTGGCAAAATCGGTAGCAGACAACGCTGCACGCAAAAGTGGTCTTGATAAGAAGGAGGAAACCGGGAAGTCATCGGGCAAGGCCAAAGCAAACGCGAAATCTGCAGGGCGTTCTGAGTCTAAGTTAGGAGATTCGAAGAAGTGCAAGTCTGATAGCTCGAGGAAGGAAACCGACGTGAAGCGCGATAGGAAACGCAGTTCGAGGAAGGCGTACGTAGCCAGTTCTAGCTGCTCTAGAAAGGATAATGCCAGAGATGGAAGAAGTGGTTCTGAGAGGAAGACTCACGAGGATGAGCAGAAGAAATGTGCCAGATGCGGACGAAATGGGCATGTTACCCGTGAGTGCTATGCTAAAAGTACTTTGGAAGGAGCGAAGCTTGAGGGATACTTCCAGTGCGGGGAACAGGGacatttcaagaaggattgtcctaAGGCGAAGGGTCAGAATGCCAGGGGTAGAGCGTTCGTGTGA